The Bradyrhizobium barranii subsp. barranii genome segment AGCCACTGCAGGCCACATGTGTTGGACCGTCAAAGCGCGATGGCCCATTTGCGTTCCATGGCGGCTTTGCGTTACGAGCAAGCTCCCTGGAATATCTGGGGAGGCCAACGACTAGATCTGGGCCGCGCAGCGGCAGAGCACATGAGGGGCGATACCAATTCTTCGCCTTTTGTGTCACTGTCCGAGGACGCCTCACTACTGCTCGTTTCGCCGGACGACGACAAGGAGTTTGGCGCCAAAGTCATCGCGGAAAACGCGAATGAGTTGCACACCTACACGGTGCCGAGGGTCACAACTTGGACGGCGGAAGACATCGTCAGTATTCTCGAGGATGGAACCGAAAATGATGAACCCGATCTGGCATGGGTGAGTGCTACCCCAACCGAAGAGCGTGAGGTACTATTTCTGGGTGGGAATCTGGACGACTTTCGGACGGCCAGCGCATCGAATCCGTACAAAAAGTCAGGAGCAAAAGGCTGATGACGCAGGCTCCGGAAAGGGTGATTTGCCTTTTCCGATGCTTGGAAAAGTCGAAAACAGCGTTCATGCTATAATCCTCCGGTCCGTCTGCCCGGCGAGGGGGAGCGTCAACAACGCCGGCCCTGGCTGGATCCGCTTAAATATGATGTTCTCACGAGGGCCGCGGGCAGCGCGCGGACGTAGCGAGATCATCTGGACGTTCAACCGAGAGGTATTGGCTCAGCCCCATACGACGACTGCATGAGCCGCCGATCTTCCACCTCAAAGATCGAATGGAGATCGGCGACATTCATGAGTTAGCTGAGCAACAAGTTCAGGCAACTTGATCCTTCCCTGACGAAAAGACGGCTAGAAAGAGTCTGGCAGTCCTGACGATCGAAAAGATCCGTATCATGCCCGGCGAAGCTGTCCACACGATGGAGGATCAAGTCTACGAAGCGCCCGTCTGCTCTGTGCTCTTCGTTACCAGATGAACTTTGCGCCATCCGGCACTTCGCAGATGAATTCGCCTTGATTCGCGAGTTCGGTGGTCCCGACGACAAGTTTGGAGGCTCGCACCGTCAGCTTGCCTTCGCGGCTAAGGCTATGGCGGATGTACTCGGTCACGGCATGTCCGGAGCTGTCGACCGTTTGATGAGCATTGGCGAAGCTGATGCCGCTCTGGCTGGTCACCCTGAAGGCATTGATGACCAGACCGGCCTGCGTCGCCGACGCAGGTTTGCCACCATCCGCGTTGGTACAGTGGGTCATATCGAGGATGAGCTTCACATTCTTCCCCGCTTGGAGGGCTCTGAGTACTTCAGTGTATTTCGGCGAGGGGTCGTCGGCTCTTGCCGGCGCGCTCGCGGCCGAAAGCAAGGACAACAGGATCGTTAGTCCTCGGCCAGTAACCTTCATATGCTCTTCTCCCTCGATAAGTACCGCCGATTGCGGCCTCCAAGTCGTGATGCTCGCGATGCGTTTGGCTGATTCCAGACAACAAGCGCGCTCGTACAAAGCAGCCTGTCGCAACGACGCGCAAGACGTTGTAATGGCTATTCCGACATCACAACCTCGTATGTTAGGTTTGCGGAAGTGGCTTAGCTTCCCGCGCGTCGACTAGACCGGCTTGATCCAGCGTCGTCCGCTTGGAAACAGCAAACCAAACCGGTTGCGCTGGTCCGCCACAGGCCTCTCGAGCGAGAGAATGTAGTTCTCGCCTCTGCATAAGTAGACGATCTACGAACGCGCCTTTCGCCACCTCAAGCACCGGCTCGTCCATCTTGCTGTGCACGGGCTGTCTGCCTTAGATCACGCGTCCACAATGAAGTGGTGGGCGCGTCCTGGCGTGCCGATCCGAACAATCTCAGGCATCCAATAGCAGCCCAATCGAACACCAATGCCAGGAGGCAAACGGCAGCACCGATTTTGATCCGACGCTTCACGCGACTTCCTTCCGGCTGGCTGTTCGCCATGCTGACTGACTCAATTCGACTCCGTCAAGAGCTGAAACTAAATGGCGCCCTCTCTGGTCTGTCAGCTTCTCGAAAGCTGCGCCTGCAACAATCTAGGCTGGCATCCGGCACTTCGAAGGGAGAGAGATATGAACGTTGATCCACGAAATGCTGTGGACACTCCCTTTGAGGTTCACAACGTGGTACAGCAGGCGCGCCGCGTCCATGGACAACAGGATGAGCTTGGCGCCGAGAGCAGCGCAACGGCACACAATTCCGAAGATCAAGCAAGCTTCGAGCAGCAGCTGAATGACTTGGATCTAGACGACCTCGATTCGGCCTACCCGACGCCGCCTTCACTCTGCTTAGCGGCAAATTCCGCGACTGCCACGTCCTCGTCTGCGCCAGGCGAGGCCGCCTCGGAACCCGGTAGCTGCCCAGCCCCATCATTTGTCAGTGCCCGCGCTCAGCTTGCAGCAACACTGACAGGTGCCAATCTTGAAGTGCTTCGCAATGAGATCGACCTTGCCGTGCAGCAGGCGGCGCGCTGGTCACCGGCGAGCGCACCTAGCATTGACCGAGACGGCGTATTTGACGACGTCGTGAGGTCGTCTTATGTCACACTGCGGCGTTTTCAGAATCAGAATAGTGACTGCAAGCCGCATACGGACGAAAACACAAGCGCCATATTGCATGTTCGCAACACGGCTCGGGATCATTCTTCCATTGGAGATCATCCAGAGCGGTATCCTATTGACCGGGCGCGCCAAGCTGGCTGGCATATGCGCGGCAAGACAACAACATCACCCTTCGTATCGTTGGTCGAAGATCCGGCGAAACTCGCCGTTTCTCGCGATCATTGGGCGAGGGCGATCGCCAACAATGCGAACGCACTGCACACCTACACTGTTCCGAAGCACAGTGTCTGGACGCCAGACGACGTGATGAGCAGCATTGCGCTCAGAATGAATGCTGAAGACTACGACAACATCGATGCGGACGTCGATTTGATGTGCTCACTTGGCAGAACGCCAACGAAAGAGACCGAGCGCCTGTTCTTGGGCGGAAACTTGGAAAGCTACCGCACCGGCAGAGAAGAAAATCCCTATAAGCGCGAGAGCAATGAGTAGATGGTCTCTCGGCCAAACCGTTGGGCTGGTTCGTTGGTTTTCAAGCACCCAAACTCCCAAAAGAAAGACCTTGAAGCGGCGTACCAACTCCGCACACGCAGAACAGCTTAAGCTTATGCGGCGACCGGCGGCCCGATCAACTCGCCGGTCGAGCGGCAGAGCGGTTCGGTCTCCGACAAGATGCACTTCCGGCGACGCGAGGATGTCGGACAATCCTCCTCCTGTGCGCGCTCGTTGGAGCATCCCGGCGCCTTGGACATTGTGAGTTCGAACGACATACGAGCTCACGGCTGGCTGGCGGCTTTGGTGGAGTTACGCCGCTGAACGCGCTGCGTCCCTCTCTGTACTCGGTCTGAAATTGGCCGCGCGGTCAAGCAACAGGTGTTTCGGCCGCGATCGCATCGGGCATTCGCTCCCCGCGATAAGCCGCGCTGTTACAAGACAGCCGATCCGTCACCTGGATGCGTTCCATCAAAACAATCGATTTTGCGGAGCGCGCCTAAGAGGCTCATAGTCGATCGCAATATAAGGAGGCCGCATTCAAGATGACGTCTGGCAAT includes the following:
- a CDS encoding VirK family protein translates to MKVTGRGLTILLSLLSAASAPARADDPSPKYTEVLRALQAGKNVKLILDMTHCTNADGGKPASATQAGLVINAFRVTSQSGISFANAHQTVDSSGHAVTEYIRHSLSREGKLTVRASKLVVGTTELANQGEFICEVPDGAKFIW